The genomic stretch GGGCGCCGCCGTGTTCGCGGAAGCCGGGACGGGCGCCTCACGCGAGAGGCCCTCGGACACCCGGGCGCGCAACGTGGCCACTTCGCGCCGAGCCTCCTCCAGTTGGCGCACGAGTGAGTCCCGCTCCCTCGCATGGTGCGCCCTCAGCCGGGCCAACGCCTCCTTCGACTGGCGCAGCTCGCCCTGGACCCGTTCCAGCTCGTCTCGCAACGTGCGGTTCTCATCCATGCACGACGGACGTAGCAGGAAGGGGGCTCGCCGGAAAACCCCCGGTGGCTACTCCTGCCCGGTGGCCTCGTGCAGCGCCCGCGTGAGCTTTCGCAACGCCTCGCGCAGGCGCACCATCTCCCCGAGGGACAGCCGCGTCTTGCAGACGAGCTGGGGGAAGAGCTCCAGGGCCCGCTGCTCGATCCGCTTTCCCTCGGGGGTGAGGAAGATCTCGACGACGCGCTCGTCCACACGGCTGCGCCGGCGCTCGACCAGCCCCCGGGACTCCAGACGCTTGAGCAGCGGCGTGAGGGTCGCGGAGTCGAGGTAGAGCCGCTCGCCGATCCGCGACACCCGGGCCCCATCCTCCTCCCAGAGCGCCATGAGGACGAGGTACTGCGGATAGGTGATGCCGAGTTCCTCGAGCAGGGGCTGGTACGCACCCGTCATCGCGCGGGAGGCCGCGTGGAGCGCGAAGCAGAGCTGGTCATCGAGTCGAAGAACGTCGGTCATCGTCCTTCCAATCTATCCCCCGCTCAGGCGAGGCGCACGTCGACGGCGATGTTGCCCCGCGTGGCGTTGGAGTATGGGCACACCTGGTGCGCGGCGTGCAGCAGCGCCTCGGCCTGGTCGCGCGGCAGCTCGGGAATGGAGGCGAGGAGCTCCACGGCCAGACCGAAGCCCTGCCCCACCGAGCCGATCGTCACGTTGGCGGTGATGCTCACCGGGCCCGTGGTGATCTTCTTGGCGCGGGCCA from Cystobacter ferrugineus encodes the following:
- a CDS encoding MarR family winged helix-turn-helix transcriptional regulator, translating into MTDVLRLDDQLCFALHAASRAMTGAYQPLLEELGITYPQYLVLMALWEEDGARVSRIGERLYLDSATLTPLLKRLESRGLVERRRSRVDERVVEIFLTPEGKRIEQRALELFPQLVCKTRLSLGEMVRLREALRKLTRALHEATGQE
- a CDS encoding organic hydroperoxide resistance protein; the protein is MSQSPVVLEKRLYTAVATATSGREGRAKTDDGLLDVALAPPRALGGNGNGTNPEQLFAAGYAACFGSALGHVARAKKITTGPVSITANVTIGSVGQGFGLAVELLASIPELPRDQAEALLHAAHQVCPYSNATRGNIAVDVRLA